In Marinilactibacillus sp. Marseille-P9653, the sequence TAAACAAGAAGTCAACATCATCGGCCAAGCTCGAATCTCAGAAAAACTCGTTATTACCTTAATCTTTACCATGCTTGCATCTGCATCTTTACTAGGTATTCTACTTGTTTTTAGAACCAGCATCTTATTGTTATTTATGGGCGGCTTATGTTTTTTGATTGGTATTTTCTATACTTTTGGTCCTGTCCCTATTTCTAGAATGCCTTTAGGTGAAGCTGTTTCTGGTATGACAATGGGATTTGGTATTTTTTTCCTTTCTGTATTTGTCAATACAGAAAGTGGAGTATTACTGGACTTGATTTACCAGTTTCCTGATTTTAATGTTACAGGAAATAGCTTGTTGTTGATTATACTATTATTCGTTTCACTGCCTCTCGTTTTCTTGATTGCGAATATTATGTTGGCGAACAATTTATGTGACCTTGAACAAGACATTTCAAATCACCGCTACACTCTTCCGTATTATATTGGCAAAAAAAGAGGCATTCAGTTATTTAATATACTGATGTATACTAGTTATATTGTCGTTGTAGTTGCCGTTTTGTCTACTTTATTGCACCCTATTCTATTAGTGATACTATTAACCTTGTTTCCTATCAGAAAAAATCTGCAGCAGTTTAATCAAGCTCAGATCAAAGAAAAGACATTTGTTATCGCGATCAAGAATCTTGTCCTATTCTGTGGAACGGAAACTATTTTACTCGCTATCAGTTTATTTTTATAATGACATAGCACAAAAAGAAGCTAACAGTAATACTGTCAGCTTCTTTTTTAACACTCCTGTTTAT encodes:
- the menA gene encoding 1,4-dihydroxy-2-naphthoate polyprenyltransferase, translating into MTARNFFDLVEIKTKLASLFPFLIGTLFTVYYFHMFDFVNTLIFFCSMLIFDMTTTAINNLMDYQKAEADGYKQEVNIIGQARISEKLVITLIFTMLASASLLGILLVFRTSILLLFMGGLCFLIGIFYTFGPVPISRMPLGEAVSGMTMGFGIFFLSVFVNTESGVLLDLIYQFPDFNVTGNSLLLIILLFVSLPLVFLIANIMLANNLCDLEQDISNHRYTLPYYIGKKRGIQLFNILMYTSYIVVVVAVLSTLLHPILLVILLTLFPIRKNLQQFNQAQIKEKTFVIAIKNLVLFCGTETILLAISLFL